One part of the Nyctibius grandis isolate bNycGra1 chromosome 33, bNycGra1.pri, whole genome shotgun sequence genome encodes these proteins:
- the NSD3 gene encoding histone-lysine N-methyltransferase NSD3 isoform X4 has translation MDFSFSFMQGIMGNTIQQPPQLIDSANIRQEDAFDASSDIAEDGGQTPYETALQQGFQYPTPTTEDLPPITNGYPPTINMYEPQAKYQTYSQYPNGSANGFGTVRNFSPPEYYQMENSNTRPHEALEKPSPPQPPPPPPPSVSQTVIPKKTGSPEIKLKITKTIQNGRELFESSLCGDLLNEVQASEYAKAKHEGRKEKRKKSSKHDSSRSEERKSHKIPKLEPEEQNRPNERLSVLSDRPREDTVLEETPVQQFLPSLPTQVTHDVKFQVGDLVWSKVGTYPWWPCMVSCDPQLDVHTKINTRGAREYHVQFFSNQPERAWVHEKRVREYKGHKQYEQLLAEAAKQASNHSEKQKIRKPRPQRERAQWDIGIAHAEKALKMTREERIEQYTFIYIDKEPEEALSKAKKTAAAAKSEPKKNRRPKPASNTQPEHANVVAASPPNAEVRRQSQRRQSSVEEEEPPPVKIAWKTAAARKSLPASITMHNLDLQKCNMSPVVKIEQVFALQNAAGDGKLIDQFVYSTKGVGNKTEISVKGQEKLNSSSNQRNEKAAVQNVSSPETTSGSTGSVEKKQQRRSIRTRSESEKSTEVVPKKKIKKEQVEMVPLTAVKTGLQKGASEISDSCKPLKKRSRASTDVELTSSAYRDTSDSDSRGLNDLQGSFGKRSDSPSATADADASDVQSVDSSLSRRGTGTSKKDTVCQICEGSGESLVSCEGECCSVFHMECLGLKSVPEEKFICTECKNGEHTCFSCKLPGKDVKRCSVNTCGKFYHEACVRKFATALFESRGFRCPQHCCTACSVDKDIHKASKGRMVRCFRCPIAYHSGDGCIAAGSLFVSSHILICSNHSKRNHSSSAVNVGFCFVCARGLVVQDHSDPLFSSYAYKSHYLLNESNRAELMKLPMIPPPSSASKKKCEKGGKLLCCESCPASFHPECLNIEMPEGCWNCNDCKAGKKLRYKQIVWVKLGNYRWWPAEICNPST, from the exons AtggatttctctttctctttcatgcAAGGGATCATGGGAAACACAATTCAGCAACCACCTCAACTCATTGACTCAGCCAACATCCGCCAGGAGGATGCCTTTGATGCCAGCAGTGACATTGCTGAAGATGGTGGACAAACGCCATACGAAACCGCGCTGCAGCAAGGCTTTCAGTACCCCACGCCCACGACGGAGGACCTCCCGCCCATCACCAATGGCTACCCGCCCACAATCAACATGTACGAACCTCAAGCCAAATACCAGACATACAGTCAGTACCCCAATGGTTCGGCCAATGGTTTTGGTACAGTCAGAAACTTTAGTCCCCCAGAGTATTACCAAATGGAAAACTCTAACACGAGGCCGCACGAAGCTCTGGAAAAACCCTCCCCTCCACAGCCACCgcctccaccaccaccttcaGTTTCACAGACGGTGATTCCAAAGAAGACTGGCTCACCAGagatcaaattaaaaataaccaaaactATCCAGAATGGCAGGGAATTGTTTGAGTCCTCTCTGTGTGGGGACCTTTTAAATGAAGTACAAGCGAGTGAGTATGCTAAGGCGAAACAtgaagggaggaaagagaaaaggaaaaaaagtagcaaGCATGACTCTTCCCGGTCGGAAGAGCGCAAGTCGCACAAAATTCCAAAATTAGAACCAGAGGAACAAAAT AGACCAAATGAGAGGCTTAGTGTGCTGTCAGACAGACCAAGAGAAGATACAGTGTTGGAGGAAACCCCG GTCCAGCAGTTCTTGCCTTCTCTTCCAACACAAGTCACCCATGACGTCAAGTTTCAGGTTGGCGATCTGGTTTGGTCCAAGGTGGGAACATACCCGTGGTGGCCTTGCATGGTTTCATGTGACCCACAGCTTGATGTTCATACCAAAATTAATACAAGAG gtgcTCGTGAATACCACGTTCAGTTTTTTAGCAACCAGCCGGAGAGGGCATGGGTGCACGAGAAGCGCGTTCGAGAGTACAAAGGACACAAACAGTATGAGCAGTTATTGGCTGAGGCTGCTAAGCAAGCCAGCAACCACTCTGAGAAACAGAAG ATTCGCAAACCAAGGCCGCAGAGAGAGCGAGCTCAGTGGGACATTGGTATTGCCCATGCTGAGAAAGCGTTGAAAATGACGCGGGAAGAGAGGATAGAACAATACACCTTCATTTATATAGACAAAGAGCCAGAGGAGGCTTTGTCCAAAGCCAAaaagactgctgctgctgctaaatcGGAGCCCAAGAAGAACAGACGGCCGAAGCCAGCGTCGAACACCCAGCCTGAACACGCCAACGTGGTAGCAGCGTCGCCTCCAAACGCTGAGGTGCGAAGGCAAAGCCAGCGGAGGCAGTCGagtgtggaggaggaggagccgcCTCCTGTGAAAATCGCATGGAAAACAGCTGCAGCCAGAAAGTCCTTACCGGCCTCAATAACCATGCACAACCTGGATCTTCAGAAATGTAACATGTCTCCAGTTGTTAAAATTGAGCAGGTTTTTGCCCTTCAGaatgctgctggggatggaaaGCTCATCGATCAGTTTGTTTATTCCACTAAG ggagTTggtaacaaaacagaaataagcgTCAAAGGACAGGAGAAACTTAATTCTTCATCAaatcagagaaatgaaaaagcagcagtgcaaaATGTGTCCTCTCCTGAAACAACTTCTGGGTCAACAG gtTCTGTAGAAAAGAAGCAACAGAGAAGATCAATTCGAACCCGCTCAGAGTCTGAGAAATCCACTGAAGTTGTGCCAAAGAAGAAGATCAAAAAGGAGCAG GTTGAAATGGTTCCACTGACAGCAGTGAAGACAGGATTGCAGAAAG GTGCCAGCGAGATTTCAGATTCTTGTAaacctttaaagaaaaggagCCGTGCCTCAACTGATGTAGAACTGACTAGCTCAGCTTACAGAGATACGTCGGACTCTGATTCAAGAGGACTTAACGATTTACAG GGTAGTTTTGGAAAGCGTTCAGACAGCCCATCAGCTACTGCCGATGCTGACGCTTCTGATGTGCAGTCGGTAGACTCTAGCTTATCCAGGAGAGGAACTGGAACAAGTAAAAAAGACACTGTTTGTCAG ATCTGCGAGGGCTCTGGCGAATCTCTGGTGTCCTGCGAGGGCGAGTGTTGCAGCGTCTTTCACATGGAGTGTCTCGGCCTGAAGTCCGTGCCCGAAGAGAAGTTCATCTGCACCGAGTGTAAAAATG GAGAACATACGTGCTTTTCGTGCAAGCTTCCTGGCAAAGACGTGAAGCGCTGTTCCGTCAACACGTGCGGTAAATTCTATCACGAGGCGTGTGTCCGCAAGTTTGCCACTGCTCTGTTCGAGTCGCGAGGATTCCGCTGCCCGCAGCACTGCTGTACTGCCTGCTCCGTGGATAAGGACATCCATAAAGCAAGCAAAG GTCGCATGGTGAGATGTTTCAGATGTCCCATTGCCTATCACTCAGGAGATGGCTGTATTGCTGCAGGAAGCTTGTTTGTGTCATCCCACATTCTCATCTGTAGTAACCATTCCAAAAGGAATCACTCCTCATCAGCTGTAAATGTAGGCTTTTGTTTCGTTTGTGCAAGAG GGTTGGTAGTGCAGGATCATTCAGACCCCCTGTTCAGTTCATATGCCTATAAGTCCCACTACCTACTGAATGAATCAAATCGTGCTGAGTTGATGAAATTACCTATGATTCCTCCTCCTTCGTCAGcttccaaaaagaaatgtgagaaaG GTGGAAAACTGTTGTGCTGTGAATCCTGCCCAGCTTCCTTTCACCCCGAGTGTCTCAACATAGAAATGCCTGAAGGATGCTGGAATTGCAATGACTGTAAAGCTGGCAAGAAGCTACGTTACAAGCAGATCGTTTGGGTCAAGCTTGGAAATTACAG gTGGTGGCCAGCAGAGATCTGCAATCCCAG CACTTGA
- the NSD3 gene encoding histone-lysine N-methyltransferase NSD3 isoform X5 — protein MDFSFSFMQGIMGNTIQQPPQLIDSANIRQEDAFDASSDIAEDGGQTPYETALQQGFQYPTPTTEDLPPITNGYPPTINMYEPQAKYQTYSQYPNGSANGFGTVRNFSPPEYYQMENSNTRPHEALEKPSPPQPPPPPPPSVSQTVIPKKTGSPEIKLKITKTIQNGRELFESSLCGDLLNEVQASEYAKAKHEGRKEKRKKSSKHDSSRSEERKSHKIPKLEPEEQNRPNERLSVLSDRPREDTVLEETPVQQFLPSLPTQVTHDVKFQVGDLVWSKVGTYPWWPCMVSCDPQLDVHTKINTRGAREYHVQFFSNQPERAWVHEKRVREYKGHKQYEQLLAEAAKQASNHSEKQKIRKPRPQRERAQWDIGIAHAEKALKMTREERIEQYTFIYIDKEPEEALSKAKKTAAAAKSEPKKNRRPKPASNTQPEHANVVAASPPNAEVRRQSQRRQSSVEEEEPPPVKIAWKTAAARKSLPASITMHNLDLQKCNMSPVVKIEQVFALQNAAGDGKLIDQFVYSTKGVGNKTEISVKGQEKLNSSSNQRNEKAAVQNVSSPETTSGSTGSVEKKQQRRSIRTRSESEKSTEVVPKKKIKKEQVEMVPLTAVKTGLQKVCCVKVPARFQILVNL, from the exons AtggatttctctttctctttcatgcAAGGGATCATGGGAAACACAATTCAGCAACCACCTCAACTCATTGACTCAGCCAACATCCGCCAGGAGGATGCCTTTGATGCCAGCAGTGACATTGCTGAAGATGGTGGACAAACGCCATACGAAACCGCGCTGCAGCAAGGCTTTCAGTACCCCACGCCCACGACGGAGGACCTCCCGCCCATCACCAATGGCTACCCGCCCACAATCAACATGTACGAACCTCAAGCCAAATACCAGACATACAGTCAGTACCCCAATGGTTCGGCCAATGGTTTTGGTACAGTCAGAAACTTTAGTCCCCCAGAGTATTACCAAATGGAAAACTCTAACACGAGGCCGCACGAAGCTCTGGAAAAACCCTCCCCTCCACAGCCACCgcctccaccaccaccttcaGTTTCACAGACGGTGATTCCAAAGAAGACTGGCTCACCAGagatcaaattaaaaataaccaaaactATCCAGAATGGCAGGGAATTGTTTGAGTCCTCTCTGTGTGGGGACCTTTTAAATGAAGTACAAGCGAGTGAGTATGCTAAGGCGAAACAtgaagggaggaaagagaaaaggaaaaaaagtagcaaGCATGACTCTTCCCGGTCGGAAGAGCGCAAGTCGCACAAAATTCCAAAATTAGAACCAGAGGAACAAAAT AGACCAAATGAGAGGCTTAGTGTGCTGTCAGACAGACCAAGAGAAGATACAGTGTTGGAGGAAACCCCG GTCCAGCAGTTCTTGCCTTCTCTTCCAACACAAGTCACCCATGACGTCAAGTTTCAGGTTGGCGATCTGGTTTGGTCCAAGGTGGGAACATACCCGTGGTGGCCTTGCATGGTTTCATGTGACCCACAGCTTGATGTTCATACCAAAATTAATACAAGAG gtgcTCGTGAATACCACGTTCAGTTTTTTAGCAACCAGCCGGAGAGGGCATGGGTGCACGAGAAGCGCGTTCGAGAGTACAAAGGACACAAACAGTATGAGCAGTTATTGGCTGAGGCTGCTAAGCAAGCCAGCAACCACTCTGAGAAACAGAAG ATTCGCAAACCAAGGCCGCAGAGAGAGCGAGCTCAGTGGGACATTGGTATTGCCCATGCTGAGAAAGCGTTGAAAATGACGCGGGAAGAGAGGATAGAACAATACACCTTCATTTATATAGACAAAGAGCCAGAGGAGGCTTTGTCCAAAGCCAAaaagactgctgctgctgctaaatcGGAGCCCAAGAAGAACAGACGGCCGAAGCCAGCGTCGAACACCCAGCCTGAACACGCCAACGTGGTAGCAGCGTCGCCTCCAAACGCTGAGGTGCGAAGGCAAAGCCAGCGGAGGCAGTCGagtgtggaggaggaggagccgcCTCCTGTGAAAATCGCATGGAAAACAGCTGCAGCCAGAAAGTCCTTACCGGCCTCAATAACCATGCACAACCTGGATCTTCAGAAATGTAACATGTCTCCAGTTGTTAAAATTGAGCAGGTTTTTGCCCTTCAGaatgctgctggggatggaaaGCTCATCGATCAGTTTGTTTATTCCACTAAG ggagTTggtaacaaaacagaaataagcgTCAAAGGACAGGAGAAACTTAATTCTTCATCAaatcagagaaatgaaaaagcagcagtgcaaaATGTGTCCTCTCCTGAAACAACTTCTGGGTCAACAG gtTCTGTAGAAAAGAAGCAACAGAGAAGATCAATTCGAACCCGCTCAGAGTCTGAGAAATCCACTGAAGTTGTGCCAAAGAAGAAGATCAAAAAGGAGCAG GTTGAAATGGTTCCACTGACAGCAGTGAAGACAGGATTGCAGAAAG tATGTTGTGTTAAGGTGCCAGCGAGATTTCAGATTCTTGTAaacctttaa